ACCGGTTCCCAAGGCGCTCAATTCCATTGTGCCGCCCGCACCCATGAAGGCTTTTCCCAAGATCCAGCAACCTTAAGAGCGACCTTAGCTCGTATTCTGGGAGAACCCGAAATGGAGGAGAGCGAAGACACTCAAGAGTAGGCGATCGAAGGGCACAAGGTTGAGCAGATCTGATTAACTCTCTTCCGGAGGATGCCAACCGGCTGAAACCCAAGCTTGTCTTACAGCTACAGCATAGGGATTATTTAATTTTAAGGCGATCGCTGTCGCTCGCCCACAGGCTGTAATCCCCTGAATCCTTGTGCCATCTTCCGACCAAGTAAAATGGGAAGACCATTGTTGCTGACGAGGGTTGTATAACTCTACCTTTTTCTGGGTTATGGGATCTTGAGCGTGGGTTTGTGTCCCTTTGTAGGAATTGCACAGACGACAAGCAAGCCAAAGATTGTCTTCCTCATCAGAGCCACCTGCGGCTTTAGGGATAATATGGTCGATTTCCAAAACTCCTAAAATATATTGCTGCGCACTCTGGCAGTAGCCACATTGATTTTGGGCAGCGGCTCGAACATTAGACCGTATTTTTTCAGAAATTTGACTCACTACTTCAAGGGTTCAATCAACCCACGCTTAACAGCTTCATTGAGAGCAGTGGCTTTTCGTAGTAACTCCTCTTGATAAATTTGCATTAATGCTTGTAATTCAGACACTTCATCCGTATTTAAGAGTCCAGCTTGCTGGCGATCTAGTAACTGGCTTAACCGAGCATCTTGATCTGCTTCCATTTGTAGGGCACTCAGATCTAAAATCTCCCGATCTGACAAACTAGATATGGGTTGTAGATCCAATCCATTACTCCTAACGGGTGGAATTAAGGAAGTTATGGTATCGGCTAAAACACTAGCTAAATCTCGGTTCGCCAGTTGTGCAAAACGTTCAGCCTGTAGATAAACATCATCAGGTAAGGTAATAGTGATTTGGGTACTCATGGGTTGGCATCAGACTGGAGTATTTTCAGGATAACGAGAAAATGTAGCTCACCTAGGGCCGAATTCTGGCAGAATCAGACATAGAGTAGTCGAAAACTGGAAACCGTAGGCGATCGGGCTATGGCACGGGTAAGAGTGGAGTGATGTACTCTAACAATTGAGGAATGTATGTTTGAACAACTTGCCAGACTAGATCGAGTTTAACTTCATCATAATCATGGACTAGGCGATCGCGCATCCCGGCAATTTGTCTCCACTCAATTGCCCCATAGCGCTCGCGAAATTCCGGTGAAAGACGTTTGACGACTTCACCAATAATCGTAATTTCATATAAAACCGCCAGTTGTGTTCTTTCATCCTGCTCAAAATCTGCTTCAGTCATATTCTCAGTTAATCGGAGAATTGTGCGACAGAATTTAGCTATATCAAACAAATAGGATTCGTCCCGATTCATAGATCACCTGTGCTGTACTGAGAATATTTTGGCGGCGAATCCAGTTATCACTCTCAATCACTGAGGATTTTTCAATCAAATCAACCTGACGACCTAACCCGTCTTCCAATTGATATTGGATCTTCACCAAATCCATTAGACTCATGCGAGAACGAAAATTAGGGTCAAAGACCACCAAAAGATCGATATCACTATCCGGTTTAAAGTCTTCTCGGAGAATCGAGCCAAATACAGAGAGTTCAACAATACCCCACTGCGGGCAAAAATCAGCGAGTTGTTTCGGAGTAATTCCTAGGCGATCCGAAAGAAGAGGATCAGATATTTTCAGACTCATTAGGCTTTTACCTTAAAATCAAGGTCACATGGGGCCGAATTCTGGCAGAATCAGACATAGAGTAGTCGAAAACTGGAAACCATAGGCGATCGTGTCCATTTCCCCCGTCTTTACTTTAGAGCTAAAATTTCTCACCATCAGTCTATGGCTAGGATTGATCTTCTTGGCCTCGGTCTGGCTGAGTCGTTATCCTTGGGCAAATGCGGAAATCATTCGCAAGGTGGTTCATATTGGCTCAGGAAATGTGATTCTGTTGGCTTGGTTCTTCGATATTCCCGCTTGGGTGGGGATAGCCGCCTCGATTGTATTTAGTGCGATCGCCCTGTTATCCTACTCTTTCCCCATCCTACCGGGCATTAATGGCATCGGTCGCCAAAGTTGGGGTACATTTTTCTACTCAGTGAGTATTGGTCTGCTCATTGCCCTCTTTTGGCCGTTGCATCAACCCTATTATGCTGCTCTGGGCATTTTGATTATGACTTGGGGCGATGCTCTAGCGGCCTTAGTGGGGCAAAATTTTGGCACACATCCCTATTTCCTGGGCACGATTCAAAAAACCTGGGAAGGAACGGCAACCATGTTTGCAGTTAGTTATCTAATCTGTGTCGTGATTTTGCTGCCGGTTTATGGCAATGTGAGCTTGATTTGGATCTCTTCAGCAATCGTTGCTCTGTTTGCCACTATTTTAGAAGCTTTTTCCCGCTTTGGTATTGATAATTTAACCGTCCCCCTCGGTAGCGCGATCCTGGCCTTTGGATTAATGGAAGGCTTAACCCTAGGAGAATTCTATCTCCGTTAACTCTCCCCATGACCTATGCCCCATTGCCCAAATGGTTTCCAAACCTGTAACACTCACACTAGAATCAATACCATGCCCTATGCTTAAATCATGCCTTCACCCGTGAAGTCGCCTAAATCAAAGTCCCAATTGCCCTTGGATCAAGTCCCCGATCCAGAGCAGCTTGACAATATTAAAACCCAATTAGATCTGATTTTACTGGCACTGGAGGCCTTGGCGGGGATTGGCTCCGAAGCCATGCTACAAGCAGCAAGTAAACTTAATTTACCAGGAGTTAGCGATCGCGTCAGCTTGTGGCGTTTACGTCAAGCAAGTCCCTTACGCAAAGGGAGTGGCGGCCGGAAAAAATTGGATGTCGAAGAGGCGCGATCGCTCGTGTTAATCTGTTGTGAATTAGCCCAAAATCACCAAGAACGAATTCGCCGTGCAGTCGGACTACTTGAACAACTGACGGCCGAAGATCGCCCCCCACATACGATGTCCCTCCTGGGGGATTATCTCGACACTTTTACCAATACTTATCAAGAGCGAATGCTTGACGGTGAAGACATCTCCCCCGATGAGCTTACCCCCTTAGCCCTCAAACTCCTAATCGATCTGCTCTTTTACTCGAGTCCCGGAGGCCCTCGTCGTCTCTGGTTAGCCCTCCTAGACCGCTCCCTCTGAATTCATTGTTAATGATTAATGATTAATGGTTAATTGATCCCATGAGTTCCTCCGTCATCCGACGCTATACCCCACCCACCTGCACCCTAGAAATTATCGGTCAATCTTCTCCTCTGTCGCGATGGATGAAACAACCGGTAATCAAAAACCTGCGCTTTCGCTTACATTTCGATGACCCACGGAAAGGAACAGAGGCTAAAATTACGGTTAAGGGCGATCGCACCCAACTCGAAAGCCTCTGTCATACGGTTACCACCACCGTTCAAACGCTCCTCACCCAATCTGCTCCAACCGAACCCAAACGCCTCACCCAACATCAACTCAACCTCGGCCCCCTCGGAGAAGATGACAACGACCTCACTGTTACCCTCAGCGCTCTGCAACTGTTCGATCTGGCCACGGCGATCGAACAATATACCTTAGATCTCGTTACTCTCCCTGAAGGAGTTGAAACTCCCAAACCCATCTCTCCACCCAACCCAACCTTAAGATTTGTAGCCAGTTTCCTGCTGGGTCTTGGCATCACCGCTACCAGTGTCATCGTCTTGAAAGACTTGTATCCCTATCCAGAAGCAAGTTTTGAAACGGCGACTCAACCCCAGAGTGAAAAGGAAACTCAAAGTCCAGAGATTGAGGATAATGCCTCGATTGCCCAACAACCCACTCTTCCCTCTGCCCCCCTAGAGGAAGTCCCCTCACCCTCACCCTCTCCCATGACTTCCGATGAAAAACTACCTCCTCCTCCCCCTGTGGGAGAAACTACCCCTGAATCTCCCGATTCTCCTCCTATTGCCAATGTGACCCCATCCGAACCTCCAAGTATAGCCGCTTCAGCTCCCCCTCCTGCACCCAGTTTTCCGCCACCTGAGCCGGTCTTGAGTGCCCCTACTGAGGGCATCACACTCCCCCCCCCTATCCCTTTAGACGAACCGGAATCAGCGGCTATTTTACCGGCTCCTGAGGCTGAACTCCCCGCCCTTGCACCTGCACCCTCCCTAGAGCGTCCCCCCACAGAACTTGATGATGTAATTCCTCCGACAGAAGCTCAAAGTGCTTCTCCTCCATTAGACCTGAGTGCAAGAGCGGAACGTAATCTATTTGATAATATTCCCCAAGTTGCTGAAGCCCGGCAATATTTTGAACAGCGCTGGACTCCTCCAGAAAGTTTAAATAAAACAATTGAATATAATATTACGCTGAATGTCGATGGCACAGTTCAAGGCATTTCTCCCCTCGGAGAAACCGCAGCAACTTATTTAGATCGCACGGGAATTCCGTTACTGGGTGAACCTTTAGTTTCCCCCCTAGAAAGTACTCTTCAACCTCGCTTGCGTGTTGTTTTTAATCCTGATGGTACAGTACAAACTTTCCTGCAATCTTCTGAATAGGGAATAGGCAATAGGCAATAGGCAATATCCTAACTATCCTTTGCACTATTTCCCTAGGGCGAAGCACTACATCGCCAGTAAGGGAGCAGCAGCAAGCAGGGTTTGGGTGTAAGGATGCTGGGGATGGGTAAAGATTTCGTGGGTGGTGTTGAGTTCGACAATTTTACCTTGATTCATGACCGCGATGCGATCGCATAAAAATCGCGCTACCCAAAGGTCATGGGTGATGAACAGATAGGTGAGTTCAAACTCCCGTTTCAGGTCTAACATCAGTTGTAGCACCTGTGCTTGCACGCTGGCATCGAGCATACTGACGGGTTCATCGCAGATCACCAGTTTCGGCCGCGTAATCAGAGCACGGGCGATCGCCACCCGTTGCTGTTGTCCCCCAGAAAGTTCTCCTGGATAGCGAGAATAGTAGGTTTTTGTGGGGGTTAAACCGACTCTTTCTAGCATCTCTGTGACCCTTGGTTTCGCCGTCTTGGGGGTTTCTAGACCATGAATGAGGAGGGGATCAGTAATGCTCTCACCGACTGTCATGAGGGGATTTAAGCAGGCGTGAGGGTCTTGGAAAACCATTTGCATCTGTTGACGCAGTTGGCGCAGGGATTTACGGTTGATAGAGGTAATTCTATTGCCCAAGAATTCGACCCTGCCAGAGGTGGGTTTAATCAGTTGTAAAATGGTGCGCGAAAGGGTACTTTTTCCACAACCCGATTCTCCGACAAGTCCTAAAATTTCCCCAGGATAGAGTTTAAAGTTGACCCCATCCACGGCTTTAATTACGGTTGCGTTTCGGGTAAACAGTTGTTGGATTAAATTGCTCTCTAAGCTGTAATGTTTGTTCAGATCGTCCACTTGAAGTAAGGGTTGCTTTTCGGGGACAGTCGTCACTGCTTTGGTCTCGATCGCGTGAATATGGAGTGCCGCTTCCAGCAAAGATTGGGTATACTCCTGTTGGGGATGAAAGAGTACCTGTTTGCTCAGATCGCGCTCAATTAACTTCCCTTGATACATCACTGCAATTTCCGAGCAGTATTCCCCCACTAAGGCTAAATCGTGGGAAATTAGCAATAACCCCATTTCCCGCTCGGCACATAACCGGGTTAATTCCTGTAGAATTTGGGCAGAGACGGTTACATCTAAGCTGGTCGTGGGTTCATCGGCAATAATCAGCTTCGGATTTAATAATAGCGCTAAGGCGATCGCCACCCGCTGACGCATTCCTCCGCTAAACTCGTGGGGATATTGAGACCATCGGGACGCAGGAATACTAACGGTTTCCAAAACAGCGATCGCCCGATCCTTGGCTTCCCGATAGGATAAAGACTGGTGAGACTGGAGCGTTTCCACACAATGATCGCCAATCGTCATCAAAGGATCGAGACGAGTCATGGGATCTTGGAAAATGAGCGCGACTTCTTCTCCTCGAAACCGTTGGAGTTCCTCTTCGCTTAACCCTAAAACCGATTTTCCCTCAACTTGAATGTCTCCTTGCACCTGGGACTGGGACGGCAACAGGCGCATAATGGCTCGTCCCAGGGTCGATTTCCCACACCCCGACTCCCCCACCAAACCCAGGCGATCGCCCGCTTTCAGGGTCAAGGAGACCTCGCTAACGGCCCATTCTGAATGGGGATTATAGGCGATCGATAACTGGTCAAGCTGTAACAGAGGTGGAGTCATGGTTTATCGCGCTTCGTGTTGGTCATCGGTCATTAGGATCTAGTTTAGTTTTACAGTACTTCGCGCGGCAGAAGGGGAATGGGGAATGGGGAAACTATTTTTAGTCCTAGGATTAAATTATTCCATCTCCCTCATTAAAAATCATTGCCGCTCAACAAAGTTTGGTAATATTTCCAGTGCATTTGAGCAGAATTATCCCACGTATAGCGAGAGAGAATCGATCGACTATTTTGGATTAATGATTTTCTGGTTTCTGGATCGATGCTTCGTTTCATGGCAATTGCAATCTCATTGACCTGTTCAGCATCCACTAAAAGAGCTTGTTCTCGCGTGAGAAACTCAATAAAAGGAGGCTGATCGCTAGTAACCACGGGAAGTCCTGATGCGATCGCTTCCATCACCACCAAACCCCAGCCTTCTTTAACTGAGGGAAAGATAAAAGCATCGGCACATCGATAGAGAACTGGCAGATCGCGATCGCCGATCGCGCCTGGTAAAAGTAGCGCTTTCCCTTCCTCTATTCCAAGTCGTTTGACTTCTGCAAAAAAGCGATCCTGATAATCCGAATAATCAAACAGGGTCAGTCCTCCAGCAATAATCAATTGCGCTTGCGGAAACTCAGGTAAAACTTGGGCGAATGCCTGTAAGATCCGAATTGAATTTTTGCGCGGTTCTACCCCACCAATATTGAGAAAAATAGGGTGTCCAACGATCCCTAAATGCTTTTTCAAACTGTTTTCTGAACCCTCTTTGAGCGCAGAAAAGCGCTGGGCATTGACTCCATTAAAGACCACGGGTGCATCAATTTTATATAATCGTTGTAATTCTTGCTGCCAGTAACGACTGACGCAGATACAGCGATCGCTCAGTAAAATTGATTTTTCTTGACAAGTTTGTAAATAAGGGCTGGTGTAATTGTCAATATGATGGACAGTGCGCAGAATGTAAGGAATGGAATAGCCTTGCGATCGCAGCCTCACCAAAGCATTGGCACTGATACAGTCCTGAGCATGGTAGATATCATAATCGTCTTCATGTTGACTGAAATAGTTGACATACTCTTGAATGCGCTGTTCTACCACACCATCAATAGTCTGGGGAGGGGGCTTGGTGGGGACTAAACGATAATTGCAAGTGAGAGGACGGCAAAAATTCCCCCCATCTTTATTCAGAGCAAAGATGCAAACCGAGAGTCCCCTGCGATCGAGAGCTTCGGCTAATTCCATGGTATGAATTACGCCACCGCGAGGTTTGGTTGAGTACGTTAAAAGGGCAACTCGCATAATAGACAATAGCTTGCATTGCTTAGGGTTTAAAATTTTAAGCCTGTTCCCTGTTCTCTAACCTCCATCGATCGCGTTTTTAGTCAAAAACGCGAAACCTAGTTCTAAAAAGCTAGGCGGAGAAGCCCGCACTCTACCCGCAGGGTGAGTGTCGGGAGTTGTCACCAAACCCTAATTCACGATCAATGTAACACTCTTGGTCATTGCGTAAAATAGTTTTACGAGCCAAGTGCAGCTTGCTCAATGAGACCCGTGTAGCTTGGATTAAAAGTCTGTTGGGTACTAGCAATATGGTTAGCCAGATAAGTCGCATCCCGTGCGATTCCAGAAAAGCGACCCGAACCCCAAGTATACAGCCAAGGTAAACCGAGGAAATATAATCCTGATACTGAGGTTATTCCGCGATCGTGACCGGGATAGCCTTTACCATCAAAGATGGGCATTTCGATCCATTCATAGTTGGATGTATAGCCCGTACACCAAATCACTGTATTAATGTTGGCATCGCGATAATTTAACTGCAATACTTCGGTTTTGGGTTCCCATACCGGTTGATAGGGCGTTTCGATGGGAGCCGAAATATTATGCTTCTCAATAAAATCGTCAATGGTGCGTTTAATGCTTTCAGCCACAGCATCGGCAGCATCTAAATTTTCCTTGAGATTATCTCGGAATTGTAGGCGATCGCCCTCAATATCGACCAGATGTCCGTAAAGTTTCATTCCTTCTGTGGCAAAATGTCGCAGATCGATTTCTCGTCCGCCCCCTCGCCCGGTAACATAATGATTGGTTTTGGTACGGACTTTATGCTTATCCGGATGCTGGTCGATAGAAAGGTTGTAATATCCCATTTTATCGAGCCAATCTACCACATCTTTCCCGCGATATTTCCGAGGGGAACGAGGTGCGCCACCTACACACAAATGCACGGGTTTGCCCGCAAGATGGAGATCTTCGGCAATTTGACAGCCAGATTGTCCCGTACCAACAATTAAAATTGCTCCATCGGGAAGAGATTCAGGATTTTTATATTCTGAGGAATGGATTTGTTTGATCTGGACAGAAAGACGCTCTGATAAGGCGGGAATTTTAGGACGATGGTAACCTCCTGTGGCAATGACCACGGCATCGCAAGTAAATTCGCCAATGCTGGTTTCTAAGGTATATCGTTTGCTATCAGGACGATGCAACCGTTGCACTTCTACGCCTTCTTTAATCAGAGGATTGAACGATTGGGCATAATCCTGGATGTATTGCACAATTTGATCTCGTTGCATAAATCCATGCGGATCGTTTCCTGGGTAAGTATATCCGGGTAATGTGCATTGCCAGTTAGGAGTAACTAAACAAAAGCTATCCCAGCGCAGCGATCGCCAAGAATAGCCGATCTGATTTTTTTCAAAAATAATACAATCAATTCCTCTCTCTTCCAGACAATAACTCATGGAGAGTCCAGCTTGTCCTCCGCCAACAATTGCTACTGAATAATGGGTCTTCATCACTAAATTCTCCATCAATAAATGCTTCAGGATTGCGATCGCGGTTCAGGTCAGCGATCGCTTAATACCTAACATTGCCCTGTTTGCCAGAGTAGATTCTGCTTGAGTGGTTTCTTGTATGCCTGGCTACAGAATTCCCAGGTTTGATGCTAAGAATAGGGGCACTTGCCAAGAGTTGATTTCTACAACGAAGCCATAACATTACCCCTATCTATTTCCATAGGTAAAAAGCGATCGGGCTGGCCTCAACAATGTTTCCAGCTTTACAGAATTCGGCGTAATTTTGGGAATCAATGGAATAGCGCAACTCCTTAGCCTTACTATGTCCGATCCAAGTCCCAATCTGTTGAATGTCCCGCGATTGCTCTTCGATTTGCACCAAGCCAATCGGATTGCCCAAAGTATTTATGGCTGTTTAGATGCTCGAGAAATTGCCAATCGAGTCACGCAAGAACTGGTTGAACAGTTTAATTGTAGGTTAGCCCGAATTTGGCTGGTAGAACGTCAGTTTTCTCATCTCAAACTGGTGGCTTCTTCTGGGTTATATACCAATACCGATGGCTGTTTCGGACAAGTGCCGATGGGAGCGTTTAAGGTCGGGAAAATCGCGCAAAATCGCGTGTCTTTTTTAAGTAATAATCTACCGGATGAACCTTGGGTGAAGGATCGAGATTGGGCTATTCATCATGGCATTCAAGGATTTGCCGGGTATCCTTTAGCCACCCCAGAAACGGTAGTTGGAGTATTAGCGGTGTTTAGTTGCGAACCCCTAGCCCCAGAATTTTTAGAGATATTATTGAGTTTGTGTACGACGGTGACGGTCGCTTTGGGGAATGCGCTGGAATTTGAAAAATCGCAGCATTCTAAGCCGGCCCAGCGATCTCCGTTCAACTTGCCTTCTCCTATGCTTTCGGATCGCTTGGCACATATCTTACAGCGCGTGCCCTTAAAATTAGTGGGGACAGAGCGATCGCTACCCATCTCGTTCACCTATCTATTCTTACGTTTGGCGGAAGTCGTGCAGCAGCTCAATTGCATGACTTGTTCTTTAATTTACGAACAAGAGTTTGCGATTTTGCGATCGATTATACCGGTTTCTGAGGCGATCGCCCTGGAAGAGAACAGCCTACAAGATAGTTTCCTGCCTCATGAGATCGAGCATATTTCCTTTGCT
The window above is part of the Roseofilum reptotaenium CS-1145 genome. Proteins encoded here:
- a CDS encoding HNH endonuclease; translation: MSQISEKIRSNVRAAAQNQCGYCQSAQQYILGVLEIDHIIPKAAGGSDEEDNLWLACRLCNSYKGTQTHAQDPITQKKVELYNPRQQQWSSHFTWSEDGTRIQGITACGRATAIALKLNNPYAVAVRQAWVSAGWHPPEES
- a CDS encoding HepT-like ribonuclease domain-containing protein; this encodes MNRDESYLFDIAKFCRTILRLTENMTEADFEQDERTQLAVLYEITIIGEVVKRLSPEFRERYGAIEWRQIAGMRDRLVHDYDEVKLDLVWQVVQTYIPQLLEYITPLLPVP
- a CDS encoding nucleotidyltransferase family protein, which produces MSLKISDPLLSDRLGITPKQLADFCPQWGIVELSVFGSILREDFKPDSDIDLLVVFDPNFRSRMSLMDLVKIQYQLEDGLGRQVDLIEKSSVIESDNWIRRQNILSTAQVIYESGRILFV
- a CDS encoding diacylglycerol/polyprenol kinase family protein → MSISPVFTLELKFLTISLWLGLIFLASVWLSRYPWANAEIIRKVVHIGSGNVILLAWFFDIPAWVGIAASIVFSAIALLSYSFPILPGINGIGRQSWGTFFYSVSIGLLIALFWPLHQPYYAALGILIMTWGDALAALVGQNFGTHPYFLGTIQKTWEGTATMFAVSYLICVVILLPVYGNVSLIWISSAIVALFATILEAFSRFGIDNLTVPLGSAILAFGLMEGLTLGEFYLR
- a CDS encoding DUF3038 domain-containing protein, which translates into the protein MPSPVKSPKSKSQLPLDQVPDPEQLDNIKTQLDLILLALEALAGIGSEAMLQAASKLNLPGVSDRVSLWRLRQASPLRKGSGGRKKLDVEEARSLVLICCELAQNHQERIRRAVGLLEQLTAEDRPPHTMSLLGDYLDTFTNTYQERMLDGEDISPDELTPLALKLLIDLLFYSSPGGPRRLWLALLDRSL
- a CDS encoding DUF4335 domain-containing protein, with the protein product MSSSVIRRYTPPTCTLEIIGQSSPLSRWMKQPVIKNLRFRLHFDDPRKGTEAKITVKGDRTQLESLCHTVTTTVQTLLTQSAPTEPKRLTQHQLNLGPLGEDDNDLTVTLSALQLFDLATAIEQYTLDLVTLPEGVETPKPISPPNPTLRFVASFLLGLGITATSVIVLKDLYPYPEASFETATQPQSEKETQSPEIEDNASIAQQPTLPSAPLEEVPSPSPSPMTSDEKLPPPPPVGETTPESPDSPPIANVTPSEPPSIAASAPPPAPSFPPPEPVLSAPTEGITLPPPIPLDEPESAAILPAPEAELPALAPAPSLERPPTELDDVIPPTEAQSASPPLDLSARAERNLFDNIPQVAEARQYFEQRWTPPESLNKTIEYNITLNVDGTVQGISPLGETAATYLDRTGIPLLGEPLVSPLESTLQPRLRVVFNPDGTVQTFLQSSE
- a CDS encoding ABC transporter ATP-binding protein produces the protein MTPPLLQLDQLSIAYNPHSEWAVSEVSLTLKAGDRLGLVGESGCGKSTLGRAIMRLLPSQSQVQGDIQVEGKSVLGLSEEELQRFRGEEVALIFQDPMTRLDPLMTIGDHCVETLQSHQSLSYREAKDRAIAVLETVSIPASRWSQYPHEFSGGMRQRVAIALALLLNPKLIIADEPTTSLDVTVSAQILQELTRLCAEREMGLLLISHDLALVGEYCSEIAVMYQGKLIERDLSKQVLFHPQQEYTQSLLEAALHIHAIETKAVTTVPEKQPLLQVDDLNKHYSLESNLIQQLFTRNATVIKAVDGVNFKLYPGEILGLVGESGCGKSTLSRTILQLIKPTSGRVEFLGNRITSINRKSLRQLRQQMQMVFQDPHACLNPLMTVGESITDPLLIHGLETPKTAKPRVTEMLERVGLTPTKTYYSRYPGELSGGQQQRVAIARALITRPKLVICDEPVSMLDASVQAQVLQLMLDLKREFELTYLFITHDLWVARFLCDRIAVMNQGKIVELNTTHEIFTHPQHPYTQTLLAAAPLLAM
- a CDS encoding MSMEG_0565 family glycosyltransferase, producing the protein MRVALLTYSTKPRGGVIHTMELAEALDRRGLSVCIFALNKDGGNFCRPLTCNYRLVPTKPPPQTIDGVVEQRIQEYVNYFSQHEDDYDIYHAQDCISANALVRLRSQGYSIPYILRTVHHIDNYTSPYLQTCQEKSILLSDRCICVSRYWQQELQRLYKIDAPVVFNGVNAQRFSALKEGSENSLKKHLGIVGHPIFLNIGGVEPRKNSIRILQAFAQVLPEFPQAQLIIAGGLTLFDYSDYQDRFFAEVKRLGIEEGKALLLPGAIGDRDLPVLYRCADAFIFPSVKEGWGLVVMEAIASGLPVVTSDQPPFIEFLTREQALLVDAEQVNEIAIAMKRSIDPETRKSLIQNSRSILSRYTWDNSAQMHWKYYQTLLSGNDF
- a CDS encoding MSMEG_0569 family flavin-dependent oxidoreductase; this translates as MKTHYSVAIVGGGQAGLSMSYCLEERGIDCIIFEKNQIGYSWRSLRWDSFCLVTPNWQCTLPGYTYPGNDPHGFMQRDQIVQYIQDYAQSFNPLIKEGVEVQRLHRPDSKRYTLETSIGEFTCDAVVIATGGYHRPKIPALSERLSVQIKQIHSSEYKNPESLPDGAILIVGTGQSGCQIAEDLHLAGKPVHLCVGGAPRSPRKYRGKDVVDWLDKMGYYNLSIDQHPDKHKVRTKTNHYVTGRGGGREIDLRHFATEGMKLYGHLVDIEGDRLQFRDNLKENLDAADAVAESIKRTIDDFIEKHNISAPIETPYQPVWEPKTEVLQLNYRDANINTVIWCTGYTSNYEWIEMPIFDGKGYPGHDRGITSVSGLYFLGLPWLYTWGSGRFSGIARDATYLANHIASTQQTFNPSYTGLIEQAALGS
- a CDS encoding LuxR C-terminal-related transcriptional regulator; the encoded protein is MSDPSPNLLNVPRLLFDLHQANRIAQSIYGCLDAREIANRVTQELVEQFNCRLARIWLVERQFSHLKLVASSGLYTNTDGCFGQVPMGAFKVGKIAQNRVSFLSNNLPDEPWVKDRDWAIHHGIQGFAGYPLATPETVVGVLAVFSCEPLAPEFLEILLSLCTTVTVALGNALEFEKSQHSKPAQRSPFNLPSPMLSDRLAHILQRVPLKLVGTERSLPISFTYLFLRLAEVVQQLNCMTCSLIYEQEFAILRSIIPVSEAIALEENSLQDSFLPHEIEHISFASTCLGGRLEATLDSPQTILQIALQLPYTQEPNPIRVRVNMRSPALQFAFSQMVVAAGFSLCVTPSKKIPLISDRSSLIHESQYVVWVQHDSPIIPKTVKAKIDLETHPTQLRQAIETIMGGGIWGIEDDTQTQPTLSVREREVMKLLTQGLRDRQIANRLYISESTVKFHINNTLAKLKAKTRMQALYQLMQNGWFDDQC